The Arachis ipaensis cultivar K30076 chromosome B10, Araip1.1, whole genome shotgun sequence DNA window aattttacataaatatttattaattatttatttgatctatTATGCAGATACGCCAAAGCAAAAGAGGTACAAGAATATACTTAAAGCAGCAACAGCTGCAAATTCTTCACAAGACAAGTCAAAAGCAGCTGCAAATTCTTCACAAGATAAGTCGGCAGCTTCGAATGCATCACAATGCCTCACAGCTGTTCCTCTCTCCTTCCAAAACACTTTTTTCGGTTTTCTATAGCtcatatcttattttttttattttagtaattagtaGACCTTATTTTATTGAGTTATTATCTGAAGAGTATATATATTCTGATCAATCGTAGCATCTTATCTCGCTTAGCAGTAATCATTTTCTGCTCTAACTTTTTCTTTGAATATTTGTTCTAACTTTTTCTGCTCTAACTTTGAGTTATTATCTAACTTTTCTCGCTTATCTCGCTTAGCAGTAATACATTTGATCAAATTattctttttcttaaattttatatTCTTACATTTGATCCAACTTGTTCTTTTTCTTAAATATTAtagtattttcttgttttaataatgATATTTATCTTGCCGTGGATATTACTAATATTAGCCTATTTTCACCTTGATTCGGAATTCTGATGTATAATATATAGTATTATATATGTTGCTATTACATTATACCCTACACAAGAATCAATCTTTTATAATATATATCTATCATCATATGTTTTATTCTTTATTCGCTCAATTActcatttatttatatttatttatctattttagatGAATATGAAGATACTACACTCCTTCATTTATTAGTGAAGGATGTGCATAATTTGTCAGAAGGTTTGCGCATAGTTGTCAATTTTGATAGACAGCATGCAGCAATAGGAGAAGCAGCCAGACTGCTTGCTGGAGTTTGTGGGCAATTGGCCACTGATTGTGTAGCATTTTCAATCAGTTTTGATAAGTGGTCAGACATTCTAGAGagcttttttgaaaatcaatgaaatatttttttccaAGTACTTAAACTCTAAAGCTTATTTCTTTGTCATTATTTAGTTATATTTGTTAGTTAATATATATTCTTTGTTCCATATTAAAGGGTCGATTTTGCTTCAAAGTGTGTGATAGCTTGGCTAAACGACTTCTGCTCTAATCGCTTGGCAAAAAATGGAGGGAACATAGGATAAAGCTTTGGAATGAGTTTTATGATCCGAGGTTGAGTAAAACCGAGATCATAAATAATACACCAGAAGATATTACTCTTGATCAATGGGCTTTATTCGTAGAATATCGTTTGAAGCCTGAAACTCAGTAAGTACTTACTCTCCTAGTTAAGTGTTGTCCCACTAAAAAGCCTTATATAGTTTTCTGCTGTAAATAGGATATTGAATTCATATGGAATATTGTGAAAGGCCTTTATATAGAGTTGGTAATAAAAAGCCTTTATTCATAGTTTGCTGCCTACTCGtcttttattttatatagagTTTGTAATGAACCAGCAATATGTTGAATGCATGTTATATGTTGAATGCATGTTTGACTTTATTTAATTGTGTCTAAATTTATCTTGCGGAATCTTTGTAAGAGGAATCAAGAAATTcggtaaaaataaataattcctCATACTTCAGGTGCTAAATCAATTGCAAGAAGAAGGGCTGAATTGGTAAAAATTTCTATGGTTTTATTTGAATTGGCTGAGAACTACTATCCTCAGCTTATGTTTCATTTGCTgccattattatattttatatatcataGGAGTCATTTATGTTAGCACCTAATGCATCTCAGTTGTTATATTGTTGCTGTTAGTTACttaattttatgcatattttttcTTGAATGATATATTTCTTGATTGAGTCTTTCTACTTTTCTTGAATTTTAGACGGAAGAGACGGGAAAAGAAGTTAGTAGGGTTCAAATGTGGGACATCATTCACAAGAAAATAGATGGAAGTTATGTTAATGAAAAGGCTAAAGAAATAGCGGTAAGACTAAAGTGCAATAAGTAACTtgtttgtatttctttttctttcttttttataagaTAATATTGTTtgactctttctctttctttttatatatgtagGAGAAGATTGAAGCATATAGCAGTCAACAAGCGGTGGAATCAACCGTTAATTCTCCTCTTGATGCTCTTGGAGTAGTTCTTGGGAAAGAGCACCCCGGTTGTGTTCGAGGTTTAGGCATGGGAGCTATTCCAACAATTACTTTCAAGAACAACACTACAAGAATTAGTCAGATGAATTTAGGTTCTTCAAATGATGCTGGCACATCATCTACTTGTGGTCCAAATGTGCAAGAAGAGTTGGATACCGTTAAAGCGCAATTGCAAGCACTAGTCTCCTATATTGCTTCTAAGGAAGGAGGTAAAATTCCAGTGGAATTGGTTGAAATGTTCCCTACTTAACAAATTTCACAGGTACAAATACAATTTATGTTCTTAATACCTTATTCCATGTGTAATATTTGGACTCTTAAGGGAATCTGggtcaattttaaaatttgactttGGAAGCTAGCTTTAACTTTGTTAATTAAAAGCCTACCAATAAAGTGGAAAGATCAGCAGTATTATTCTCTTAATAAAGTTTGTTGAGGCTTAAATATTTCTGTTAGTTTTTTTAGATGCCGTGAGCATAGGAATAAAGAAGTCAACAAATCATGAAATATGCATGAGTAAAAAcacctttttctctttttattcctCAAGTTGATGAACTGAAGAATTTTTTActtttgagaagaaaaatataatgttaACCCCTGTTATTCCTTGTTCTCTCATAAAAGTCTAAAATTGCTACCTTtagcttcttctctttttttcctcTTCAACGTCGAATGATGGCATGAAAAGTCAGTATTTTGTGCAGTCTTTCTCCTTTGGACGACAACTAAATTTAGCAAGTAGGTCCCCTTTAATTTGGACATCACTGGATTTAGCAATTTATATCTTGATCCCATGCACCTTACTGCTTGAtatatgataaaccccaattttgtgatttatattgtgtagaatttggggagttttgtcaatatttttcacacttattcacaagaattgtatggttttgtgttctcttcctaatattactttatgatggaaaacatgcttcttttgccttagaattgctatattttgatcctcttttattaccattcgatgccgtgacgtgtttgttgagtgatttcagaatttatacggcaagaatggcctagaagagagaaagaaaacatgctcaagaggaaggaacatgaagatttgaatttttgggaatttcagcatggacgcgcacgcgcacctcgcgCACACGCATGGATATGGACAGCTGGAAGTGGCGCGCAAAGATCAACACATCCGCGCAAATTAGGAAAATCCAcaccggcgcgcacgcgtacatggcgcgcacgcgtggatcgcaaaatcaATCGGCGTGCACGCACGCATGACCCGTACGTgcgacaagctgcacgtgacctcattaaagaaaatcgtgTCTGGCGATTTCTaaggctcaagaggcccaaattcaagctggttctgcatggaaaagacccaaggaagcTAGGGGAAAGGAGGGGaccaatcattttacacttagacacaatttttagctagttttggttcttgttattctagagagagaaacccttgttcctctcgaGATCTacctttaatttgatcttcccttgttaaattatgaattggatcttgttaattactagttttgattacttaatttgaatcccttagaataattttatttagatcttgtgttagttttatgttttcttgtcaattgtcattttatacccatttcatgaatcttgtgaatcttgaattattagtgttacattgatgattttcatgattaattgtgttgtttgagtgattgtatgttgataattgttagtgggtacgtgttaatttcaatttaattgcacttTGAATATGTCctttagtaatgcttaccatgtgtttgatgaaatgtttcctttgattatggagtagttctctttactcttggcctaggctaagggaattgggtaaacttgagtcattgggtctaatggatttgatgatttgggaacccttagtggtcaatttgatagccattgacactagcctactactaagtcaattagtagctaggttggaccttatgggttgatgttgactaaaccatttaacatacttcaagtatagaagtagacttaatgagtttggttcttgataattgtcaagatatggttattagacaaggatagtgaccccaattcccatgtctagccaagagttgctttatcattcatatttgaaaatccaaaaatcctaattgctttggcttagttatagttatttgtttagttttagaatagaattatagTGGATGCTATCTTATTAGTTTAGAATTGCTCACATTTttctttagttatttgaattagtttcttgcacttcaagattgcttgcttgttaagattcctagtttagtTTCTTgatcatgacttgcaaccccggaattgtaaccaatgttgatgcacatgtttgcccattccttgtgagacgacccgaggtttgaatacttcggttactttaattggggttgaacttgtgacaaccaattccttcgaaatttgatttgaggattgttgttggttagaactatacttacaacaggattttattgagaaattctataccgacataaTCCGCAACCATCAATATAATATAATGTCCTACATGTCAATATCAAATTAACTTTTTAATTAAACTGCTATATTGCTTCTTAATTAAAAGCCTACCAACAAAAGACTAATACTTGCTATATTGCTTCTTAATACCTTATTCCATGTGTAATATTCTTTCAATTAGACCCACATTTGTTAAGATTATTGTTGggtggaaaaaataaaaaactgtgTTAAAGGGTGAATCTTCCATAAATCTATTAATATCGAAAATTAAAAACAACAATCTAATGATGAAAAAGACTAATTGATTCCTATGAAAAATCTCTTGAAAAGTGCAAATAATTAATGTGAGTTTTCTTTTCCTAATTCCTAGAAAATAGAGGATTTATTGTGCAAATAGTTAGTGTATGTGAGTTTTCTTTTTTGattgaataattttatattaatagttTCAAATTTAGTTTTATATCCTTTTTTATTGtgctcataattatatttttgttgtagggaTTGGATCAAGAGAGTGAGATTCCATCACTAAGAGAGTTAGGAAGTAGGTCTTTTGgagtgaggaacaaagaagcatGATCTTGTATGATAAAGATTTTATGTATTAAGTATTATAGATATATGTTAAGACaaattattgaaaaatgttaTCTTTAATACTTTGTTTttggattatgattttttttttttggagactATGTATGAATTAAAAATCTTGTTATGATGTTTGATTTAAGGTTATGCTTTTTGGTTATTATGAGATTCTAAAAATGTCACTTTAAATACGTAGTTTCAATCTCattttaaaaagtataaaattgCAATTAGGTAAAAATGACGGctaaaaatgccattttaaacaaAAATGGTGCCATTATATCCTAGTAAAAATGGCAGTTAGAAAATGAGATTTTAAACGAAAAGGATGCCATTAAACCCTAGTAAAAATGGCGTTtagaaatgccattttaaacgaaaaggatgccattaaatacaggtaaaaacggcggttaaaaATGCCATTTTTAACGAGAGGGATGCCATTAAAcccaggtaaaaacggcggttagaaACGCCATTTAAAACGAGAAGGATGCCATTAAAcccaggtaaaaacggcggttagaaACACCATTTTAAAGGAGAAggatgtgatgccagggcatttcggcCAGTTTCATGCAtcttcttagaaaataagctagttttgggtaaatattcacttacatcttgattcaagcatacattgtgcactttacatgatttcataagaattttgcatgaattatatgacaaattagaggatgcatgtctcatgatttggattagaactttgatgcactttattgcttgatttcaggacaaaggaagcaaggaagaaccacgttagcagccacgttagtctaactaacgtgaccactaacgtggaatggaagccagcttgcaacgttaatgagaaaagtaattgccaataacgccctcgaagccatcataacccacgttaagagtcacgttaactaagttaacgtgaactctaacgtggaagaaagaaaatagagccaacgttagtgacacttacctttgtcactaacgttggaccaagctcataagtggccacgttaagagccacattaactaacgttagtgacacttacctttgtcactaacgttggaccaagctcataagtggccacgttaagagccacgttaacttagttaatgtagactctaacgttaagaagcaaaagagaagccaacgttagtgacattcacctttgtcactaacgttggccaagcctccataagccacgttaactcccacgttaacttagttaacgtggaagctaacgtggagagagcaattgatggccaacgttagtgacacttacctttgtcactaacgttggggtgaaccaccaagagccaccatgagcaacgttaactcccacgttaacttagttaacttggaagctaacgtggataaagagatgatgagccaacgttagtgacactcacctttNNNNNNNNNNNNNNNNNNNNNNNNNNNNNNNNNNNNNNNNNNNNNNNNNNNNNNNNNNNNNNNNNNNNNNNNNNNNNNNNNNNNNNNNNNNNNNNNNNNNNNNNNNNNNNNNNNNNNNNNNNNNNNNNNNNNNNNNNNNNNNNNNNNNNNNNNNNNNNNNNNNNNNNNNNNNNNNNNNNCAGAGGCCCATACCCaggacttgaagagccaactagaagatcagaagagtagtatatataagagtagctttgaattagtttgggggttggaaactttagggagcctttggcatagaactactctctgtattttactttctctgcacttctagttttactttcatcatgtattctccatctttgttttcatttttcagagctataaacaactaaacccctttcattgggttagggagctctgttgtaatttgatggatcaatattagttttcattatccttcttctatcttttctcttgattttactagaaagctttcgatcttcatccaattgggtagttatcttggaaaagaagctattcatacttggatctcttctaaaccttgaaagaggaataaagagatcatgctagaaattctttctcatgctggaccaaattgggtttggatggatatgtgactataatcctaccaacacttgatttgggaaatgcatgtggtataatcagtgaccatacttcatctcttctcatgagcaattgaccaaggaattggctattgatcaagatttgagagattgaattaccaagaaattggaattcgatcacttaagattgccaaggagatcaatgaatgcattgattgaggaagagatgaaaatgaacttgatccggagaatgcaacatctcctgagcccaatgaactccccatttctgatcttacccattctctttaatttctgccatttatttttatgagcaattaccccattccagttaagattctgcaatttactttccgccatttacatccagctctttatttctagtatttactgtttctgctatttactttcccgccatttaattttctgcaaatctcaaaatcaaattctggttctctcaactagaacattcctctaattaaagttgcttgatcaatcaatctctgtgggattcgacctcactatattgtgagtttttacttgacgacaaattcggtacacttgccgaagaaaatttgttgagagacaagttttcgtgagcatcaagtttatggcgtcgtTACCGGGGAATTGATTTTGTAAgaacaatgattaagttggaggatcactagattgagcatttgttattttgttgatttaaatttctgtttgagcacTTTACTTTCAGTTTCAGTTGTTTTGTATTCCCATCCCTTTAACCCCTTTATTTCAGTTATTTACACTCTGTTTCActcacccactaactgtttgatatattgcatcactcacactaacagtatttttttagaatagtttctagatctatttccttgcttgtaccttgttggttgtatgacagggaggagaagcggggcttcaacttctttgattctgaaccagagaggaccttccttagattaaggagggaagcaagaggaaaaagagtagttggtgctgagaaagaggaggaatactttgaaccaaacatggaagagaatatggaaaaccatcatgaagaagaatctcacaaccatggcagagaaggtctagcaaatcatgctgggcaagagagaagagttctgggttcttacatcaatccaaacccaggaaactgtgggagtagcatccaaaggccaaccatacatgccaacaactttgaactaaagccacagctcatcacccttgttcagaacaactgttcattcggagggagtgtccaagaagaccccaatcaacatctaaccaccttcctgaggatatgtgacactgtaaagtctaatggtgttcatcctgacacctatagactacttctgttccctttctcacttaaggacaaagcatctaaatggctggagtccttcccaaaggagagtttggcaacctgggaagatgtggtgaacaaattcttggcaagattctatcctcctcaacggattaacaggctgagagctgaggtgcaaatattcaggcagcaggatggtgagactctttatgaagcatgggagaggtttaaggacctgacaagaagatgTCCACCAGAtgtgttcaatgaatgggtgcagctacatattttctatgaaggcctttcttatgaatcaaagaaggcagtagaccattcatctaggggatctctgaacaagaagaagaccattgaggaggccatagatgtcattgaaactgtagcagagaatgactacttctatgcctccgaaagagggaacactagaggagtgatggagctaaacaatatagatgctctgctggcccaaaacaagctcattaccaagcaattagctgacctcaccaagaagatggagaggaaccaagtagcagcaatcaccacctcattaacaacccaagagggagtgagtgcagaggcagagagtgagcaggagcaagccaactacattgggaattcacctagacaaaatcatgacccatactccaagacctacaaccctggttggaggaatcacccaaactttgggtgagggaatcaacaagatcaatgccaagatcagagacgtcacaacctcaacaacaatgcagctcaccaacaattcacacagaaaacatatcaacaccaccataacaacacctctccacatccatatcaaaaccaaaataacactccTCACCCTTCTACCTCCAATCCCAACCTACCATCATCTgatgatagactctcaaggattgagaacctgcttgaaggcatatgcaaagagattcaagaaaacaaggtgttcaaggaggaagtgcgagcaagttttaagaaccagggagacaccatcaagaggttggaatctcaagtggggtatctctctaagcagattcccaaacctacagatggattcccaagtgacacagagaaaaatccgagaggtgaaacaaagaaagtaagatgggaagattgcaagatggtcactacaagtgataaggagactgaggacaagccaaacaggccgccagaacaacctggagatacctcagtatagaagaaggaaaaagatcaccaaAAACCAAAattctcacaacaggagctgctgagactctatgcaccctttctccaactactcaatggtgttgtggagaagagaatatactcaagatttcttgacttatttgcatctctgcatgtaaacataccattcatcaaggccatCCAACAAAttcctgcatacatcaagtatatgaaggaactgcttcccaggaaaagttcactcaagggaggccaaactatagtgatgaacaaggagtgcagcgccCTCATTCAACTAGAGtttcctacaaaaagaaaggacccagggagtttctacATTCCTTGTGCCATCGGAGAAACCATGTTTGATAAGGGACTCTGCGATTTgtgagcaagcatcaacttaatgcccttatcccttatgaagaggctgcagatcaatgagataatgcccacagatgtagtcatcaggctggctgataaaactaaaaaacaagcaataggagtggtggaaaatgtgttggtaaaggttgggaaatacttcctcccaacagactttgtcatattggacatggaagagagtcacactcacccaatcatattggaaagaccattcccagctacagccagagcactcatagatgtagagcgaggggagctaattttgaggatccatgatgaacaactcagctttaatgtcttcaaactctcacaagaaaNNNNNNNNNNNNNNNNNNNNNNNNNNNNNNNNNNNNNNNNNNNNNNNNNNNNNNNNNNNNNNNNNNNNNNNNNNNNNNNNNNNNNNNNNNNNNNNNNNNNNNNNNNNNNNNNNNNNNNNNNNNNNNNNNNNNNNNNNNNNNNNNNNNNNNNNNNNNNNNNNNNNNNNNNNNNNNNNNNNNNNNNNNNNNNNNNNNNNNNNNNNNNNNNNNNNNNNNNNNNNNNNNNNNNNNNNNNNNNNNNNNNNNNNNNNNNNNNNNNNNNNNNNNNNNNNNNNNNNNNNNNNNNNNNNNNNNNNNNNNNNNNNNNNNNNNNNNNNNNNNNNNNNNNNNNNNNNNNNNNNNNNNNNNNNNNNNNNNNNNNNNNNNNNNNNNNNNNNNNNNNNNNNNNNNNNNNNNNNNNNNNNNNNNNNNNNNNNNNNNNNNNNNNNNNNNNNNNNNNNNNNNNNNNNNNNNNNNNNNNNNNNNNNNNNNNNNNNNNNNNNNNNNNNNNNNNNNNNNNNNNNNNNNNNNNNNNNNNNNNNNNNNNNNNNNNNNNNNNNNNNNNNNNNNNNNNNNNNNNNNNNNNNNNNNNNNNNNNNNNNNNNNNNNNNNNNNNNNNNNNNNNNNNNNNNNNNNNNNNNNNNNNNNNNNNNNNNNNNNNNNNNNNNNNNNNNNNNNNNNNNNNNNNNNNNNNNNNNNNNNNNNNNNNNNNNNNNNNNNNNNNNNNNNNNNNNNNNNNNNNNNNNNNNNNNNNNN harbors:
- the LOC107624046 gene encoding uncharacterized protein LOC107624046 — translated: MWDIIHKKIDGSYVNEKAKEIAEKIEAYSSQQAVESTVNSPLDALGVVLGKEHPGCVRGLGMGAIPTITFKNNTTRISQMNLGSSNDAGTSSTCGPNVQEELDTVKAQLQALVSYIASKEGGIGSRE